One window of the Ictidomys tridecemlineatus isolate mIctTri1 chromosome 11, mIctTri1.hap1, whole genome shotgun sequence genome contains the following:
- the Cnn3 gene encoding calponin-3: protein MTHFNKGPSYGLSAEVKNKIASKYDHQAEEDLRNWIEEVTGMSIGTNFQLGLKDGIILCELINKLQPGSVKKVNESSLNWPQLENIGNFIKAIQAYGMKPHDIFEANDLFENGNMTQVQTTLVALAGLAKTKGFHTSIDIGVKYAEKQTRRFDEGKLKAGQSVIGLQMGTNKCASQAGMTAYGTRRHLYDPKMQTDKPFDQTTISLQMGTNKGASQAGMLAPGTRRDIYDQKLTLQPVDNSTISLQMGTNKVASQKGMSVYGLGRQVYDPKYCAAPTEPVIHNGSQGTGTNGSEISDSDYQAEYPDEYHGEYQDDYPRDYQYGDQGIDY, encoded by the exons ATTGCTTCCAAGTATGATCACCAGGCGGAAGAGGATCTTCGCAATTGGATAGAAGAGGTGACAGGCATGAGCATTGGCACCAACTTCCAGCTGGGCCTAAAGGATGGCATCATACTCTGCGA aCTTATAAACAAGCTACAGCCAGGCTCCGTGAAGAAGGTCAACGAGTCCTCGTTAAATTGGCCTCAG TTGGAGAATATTGGCAACTTTATTAAAGCTATTCAGGCATATGGTATGAAGCCACATGACATTTTTGAAGCAAATGATCTTTTTGAGAATGGAAACATGACCCAGGTTCAGACTACACTGGTGGCTTTAGCAGGTCTG GCTAAAACAAAAGGATTCCATACATCCATTGACATTGGAGTTAAGTatgcagaaaaacaaacaaggcGTTTTGATGAAGGGAAGTTAAAGGCTGGCCAGAGTGTGATTGGTTTGCAG atggGGACCAACAAATGTGCCAGTCAGGCAGGCATGACAGCCTATGGGACTAGGAGGCACCTTTATGATCCCAAAATGCAAACTGACAAACCTTTTGACCAGACCACAATCAGTCTCCAGATGGGCACCAACAAAGGAGCCAGCCAG GCGGGGATGTTAGCACCAGGTACCAGAAGAGACATCTACGATCAAAAGCTGACATTACAGCCAGTGGACAACTCGACAATTTCTCTACAGATGGGTACCAACAAAGTTGCTTCCCAGAAAGGCATGAGTGTGTATGGGCTTGGGCGGCAAGTGTATGATCCCAAATACTGTGCTGCTCCGACAGAACCTGTCATTCACAATGGAAGCCAAGGCACAGGAACAAATGGGTCAGAAATCAGTGATAGTGATTATCAGGCAGAATACCCAGATGAGTACCATGGCGAGTATCAAGATGACTACCCCAGAGATTACCAGTATGGTGACCAAGGCATTGATTACTAG